The Lutzomyia longipalpis isolate SR_M1_2022 chromosome 2, ASM2433408v1 DNA window TATCTAACATCCTGCAAATTTGATTATATGTGCGATTTCTTCACCATTGAAATTTCACTCGACAAAACAACGTATATACACACCCTTAATAAATCTATCTATAGAGCACACAGTATaacgagggctacattgtaaaaacggctaagtcggttctgatcccatacaaagttagccgacttagccgtttttacaatgtaacCATCGATAAGGTTATTTTTTAGAAGAGAGTAAAAAAGACATCATACAAGAATAGCAAAAAAAGGTTGAAATGACCTCAGTCACGTGCACTCGAGATTAAAGTATAGGAAGGTAAATAGAAGAACAACAAGAACAAATTTAAGTCTTTCAAGTGCCTGTGACCTTTTCCCGGTTGCTCTTGAGGGGCATTGTATTCGAAAATTGTAAAGGAGGAGATGGCAAAATCAACGAAATCAAAATGGGTTCTCTCAATTTCAGAGCAAcacaaatgaaaataatgacCAAAAAGGGTTTTCTATTGcatgaaaaatcttatataGTGTGCAATTTCTtatattcttcaaaattaaatattcaatcaaacattttcattctACATTACATAATGTATTAGAAAGTTGTGCAAAGATTTGATATCTTTCTTagcttttttcttaaaaaaatgaagaggagATATTATGTACGTATATGAAAATATGGAGAACCATCATGCtataaaataagaagaaagagagagagagagagctttcgaTTATATAACGTAGAACCATCATATACATAATGATAATGTTTGATAATATTAAACCTGATAAAATAGGGCGGATTATAATTGAATTTGTCCATAGACAACAATATAAGGCAAATGGCATTCTCCACATTGTCTTCGCATGGAATCTTCACGTAATAGAATGTGACACAAAATTCcgcattcattttaatataagCAAAACTCTCAACTCTGGCTGCGCTTGGAGTAGAAAAGGAGTTTAggaaaatgtatgaaattgatGGTGGTGTTATTAAAAGATGCAATCACTTTTGTCATGTTATATCGTCAAGGAGTGTACTCATGTGGAAAACTCACTTTGGATGGAAGAGAAGAAAGCTGTAGAAGGAATGCAGTTTGATGAAACTTTACAAACTAACTTTGTGTCCTTTGGAGAGATGCTCTCCTTTCCCACGGCACCAGCGTAGATTTTCTCACATCACTTCCTTTACTttgaaaatggtttaaaattatacattatatatgtacgtacatacatatccACATAGTTCTACATAGGTAAGGCATTATGTTTGGTTATAGTTTCCCAAAAACACTAGCTTGTATAtgggagaaataaattatatttttttttcggggataTACGGATTAATACAAAAAAGGTAAGGAGTTTATTAGTTTTAATATGGTGCAAACTCTCACTTGACGAATCAATCGGGATACACATAAGGAGGATCAAGAAGAAGACATAGACTCAACTATTGAATATAGGGTAATAAAATCGACTCTTAATAGTTTTAGTATAAGCTCTGAAATTATATCaggcaaaaaatgaaaaagtatGTGGGAAAGATAAatctcaacttttttttcacttgagGCACTTTGATGGcacttttattcaatttgtcCTTTACGTCGGAGAAAAGCACAAAACCACACTAAAACTTTAGAATGTTcgtgaattttattaacacCCATAAATATATTATGGATAGGTACGGTAAGATTTTAAAGTTCAAGGGACCTTTGAAGGAACGCAATTACATTTCCTTTACTTTTTCATGCTGTGCTTTATAGCTGGgtattataaatttatataatatgaGTTTATAGGATTTTCCTTGTGATATAGTGGATGGATAATTTATAGATGAGAAATCAATTATACGGAAGTCAGTGTAATCTTCTATTTTGTACCATCCGAAGGGATTTCATAATTAATTGTTCCACCAAATCAATTGATCTCCGGTGATTTTGCCCCATAATGCTCAAAGGCACGAAGTTTACTAATGGTTGGCAAGCACACATATAGGAGAGACGCTTATATAATTGCGCAAAGTATACAATTTGTGCGAAATACTCCACAAATTTATATCGCAAATCTCTCTATACCCATTTTGCGActcccacacacacagcacTATCCTTTTCCTCCTCCACAGACACACCACATTCACCTGCCCTTCAGTTCCCTACTCATTGAGATTTATTGTTATTATCACTCCGGAGAAATGTGATTTTCaatgtgtgaatttttcaacaagaACCCGCACTATATAGCACACACCATGGGGAAGAAAGATGCTTACAAACTAACTCCTTGCTCTCAATGTTGTAACGAAATGGtcacagaaataaaatattcaagagaTTGTCGCATGTCGGGGAGAATAATTCTGTGAGCCAAAAACCCATCTAACATACAACCACAatgtcaaaaaagcatgagaggGAACTgctgtagaaaaaaaacactacATACACTCTTGACTCCTTCAGGAGATGAACAAAATTAATGTTCAATGTCAATAATTTCCGAATTACTTTTTCAACATTTGGCACGTTGGCACTGCGCCCCATGCAAGCATCTGCATTCAATTGCACCCAAGATCGCGTCACAAACTGACAGAGCCAGTAAagtaatttgataaattttctttaatgcaaaagcttaaatgttgatgaattttctagatttaaatggttttttttttataagccCACCCACccgaaaattttatattcaaaaaaataaaataatgattgAGCAAGAGTGacaaatggaataaaaaaaattatagttgTGATTCTTGCTATTTATTTAAGATGATTAATAAGTATGAGGATAGAcataaaaataagaatcagaaagaaaattctttaaaggtttttttttattattacaaattaTGTAATAACTTTAAACATCCATAAACTTAGAATAAATCtgaagaaaagtaatttctgtataattaataaaaaatctggttttttaaaatataacaacaataaaatttagtcGTTAGGCCAAAATAAatccatgtttttttttttaaattaagacaCATTTTGGCCTAATGATAAATTAAGTTTCCCATAAATATGTTAGGCATATTTATTCTAGCTTTTAAAATCCCGTTACTCTTCTTGGACTGTTTCTGGTCTTACgtttgtatgtaggtatacgcAAAATGTTATTATGAAAACATAGGTAATTCACGATTACTTTCTTAAAAGTTTCTCTCGGTTAATTTGGATGTCTTAAACATAGTGGAGTGAACATTCTttgtcttcaattttttcGTAGAATTAAGGAAAGGATGTGAACTTCTTGACTTCTTTTAACACAAATAATCTTTTCACCCAGATAAATGATCCCAATGAATTGATTAATTACATATTGTACACATTTGcacgaaaatttattaaaaaaaaaaagtttactcACCTTCTGGGTACTTTTTGTGGAGTCCAAGCGATTTTTGAAGGTAAATTCGTGGATTTATTGGAAGTCACAGTGGTTGTTTCTGTAGTTCTATAGGCTCCATATTCTGCAGGAATCTCAGACACAGGTACAATGCGATTTTTATCTAGATTGCCACGAAAAGCAGCCGGTAGGAAACATCGCAAGGCAGCGGGTGGACAGGAAGGCATCTGTGTGGGACACGGGGAAATTAATAGATACACAAAATTACTAAATGTGAAGGCAATTTAAGCTGATGCTAGTAGCAAATTGTACAGAAGCAGATTGGATCCAGGTACATATAATGTATCGTGACCATCTACAATTTACTTGGACATCTCTCGAGAGATTTTTGCATGACCAATTCATCATATCACCGATAATCTCTCATACGGCAATTGGTCATTTATTGCATTATCAGTGCGATTAACACCTCTTATCAATATTCGAGCGgtgtttttttgttaaagatgtaacataaaaaattgcagaacCAAAACAAACACAAGGAAAACTAAAGTACCGTTTTTCTCATGCATTCTCCCGAGAGACATCCTCTCCCATTTGCGTTGTATTAAAATTCCTctattatttattctaaaaataaacacCCCATGACAATTATCACACTCTTACACGatctatttttattgttaaaaaaaatattagagtCGAATGTTTTTATACCTCTTTTCCCATAGACATGATTGCGTGTCAATGTTTGTGTGAGGCGTGTTTTTCAACTGAGAAATATACTTCATTTATTCGACAATCTTTATCAGTAAGAAAGCaatcacatttattttaatagattgaataaattaaaatataaacattGAACAAATTAAAGTCCAGCACAAATAATAAACATAACCTTAGAAAAACAAATCGTCGATTCCGTCGATTGAATCGATGTATCAGTGAAACATCGACTTCTGTTTCACTCATTAACGCAAAACATGAGTTTCATTCAGAAAGATACGTCGAAAACGTCAATTGCTATTGTTTTggattttgtttgttttcccGCAAAAGAAAACGCAAAAAACTCGcgaaaataaatagttttctttaagattagcagtttttcaataaataaattaacggATCTCTTTTCTCGGAGGTAAGCAATGTTGTAAAATAcgcaataaatgaaaaatattgatttttatatttaaccTCAAATAGGACGTGACGTTTGatgtgatttaatttaaaatgtctcACACAATTTTGCTGGTACAGCCGGGGGCGCGCCCCGAAACGCGCACCTACAGTGACTACGAGAGCGTCAATGAGTGCATGGAGGGTGTGTGCAAAATTTACGAGGAGCATCTCAAGCGCAAGAATCCCAATTCACCCACAATTACATACGATATAAGCCAATTGTTTGATTTCGTTGACCAAGTGagtaataattttctacagCTTTCCGGAAGATTCCACTTCACTCTCCGAAAAGCTCTTCTGGGCCTTTTTTGTAATAGTAAACCCTTCTTTTATTCAGCTCACGGATCTAAGCTGCTTAGTGTATCAAAAATCCACGAATACCTACGCACCGTACAACAAAGATTggattaaggaaaaaatctaCGTTCTTCTGCGCCAGGCTGCCGGAAACTCAGACTAAATTAAAGCAAATCCATGaagttcttaattttttttccttattttacaGGATTGTGAATTTAACCCATGCTAACGAGGTCATAGATCTTCTGTACGTAGGACCttcattttatagaatttgactaataagcctataagaaatataattcctgaaaaaaaaaatttttagcccCCATGGGGGCGTCGGTAGAcaccgtatgatatatcatacgtttaACGAAAGGGgattgaaaaaatctaattttttctcagtgttgaaaccaaaactttaatttatttaaatgcataaattacataatttatgctaaaatgAAGTATTCTGGCTATATTTTGGacctgaattaattaattgagccAATAGAACTCCAATCCTTGGGTTTCAGAATCAACTCACCGCGTTCTTGTAGAGTTCTAGTTCTAAGGATATAGAGACTGAACTTGTCGTGGTTCCCACAGTTGTCCTCATCGCTAACAGTTGCGTAGCcaggaaataaaataaccaTCTCAAGTTGCATGGTTGGCTCTAGGACGGAGACTTCTTGTGAGCATGCTGACAAGTCTCCGGACAGAGCCGGATGTGCTATCCTTCTTCTTTCTCAGACCtacaaaaatcaagattttcgctataatttttatatttcctgGTGTGAGGTACTTCTTAATACTTACGATGTATCTGATTTAGCACTTCCTGACATTCCTTTTCactgcaatttatattttcattcccAAACTCTTAGATCTTCCCTCACAGAAATAAACTCGCACTATAACCTAAAAAGTACCTCAATTCAAccaacgtatgatatatcatacgcagaTGTTTATCacgtaaaatattgaataatttgcGGCCGGAGACGGATATTTTGCttaattcacaaagttttattaataaataagagattttgcacaaaataatacagagaaaaaggaaattgtcacttaaaatacacacattttggTTTCCGGACAACTTTGCATTTGGATACACTtagatttttgtcaaaaaataacattattttatgattttgaaacccaggaaaattaatataaaggGTTAAGGGTAtataaaagtggaaaacactaacccggaaggaaaattttgcgaattcgcgtcataaaaattaatcaaaaattaccaattttgcgtatgatatatcatacaaaaagtgaggatGGGTTAAAAATCTCCGTATGTATACCAGTTCATTTTAATAGAacataattagttggtataccacaatcgtggcataccaagtattgtaatcgtcggaaaaaccgaccacctcagatcgggctcaaacttggtatgagcacgttttagacatcccacattacgaaagtggtggtggaaaatttttgatccggccggccggcctgccggccggcctgccgttggtccccattttgccttatagctcgcgaacggtaatagatagagacttccggtttaaagttttctatagaaatgtgggtgtaaattttcatatttttgcattttcaaaatccaagatggccgccgtccgccattttggaacactgtcaaccacttcctttatagctagaggtctaaaattttagtatgttgtagagctcagtgagacgttttcatcaacaattcatacctcaaaatcggtcaagccgtttagcaaatatggcggcctaaagcaaaaagtgtttttttgatataactcgagaacggcttgaccgattttgaccaactcaggctcaaatgaaaggtttcaagaagccctataactctctagaacattccaagttccaaaaacatccgcaagaggcgctaaaaacaaaaacaaaaattgcctaactttaaggggcagtatctccgaatcccgattatagatttctttgaatttttgatatgttatagcaggactaataatcttgctccagtccgaaaatgaagaaaatctatgtcgccgtttagaagatatcgccatttgaaaaattcttgaatttgaaaagttctaagaaccatatctcttgaacgacttgtccgattttgttcaacttggtatcaaattaaaggttttgcaaaactctacaactttctagaacatcaaaaatctctagaaccattccttgaggtcaaaaaatgccaaaaactgttttggtaaaacaaaaatccgccatttcgtgttctagaggtgaccttgaaaataattgagatatatatcaaatgatagcttatttcaagacctttccaaaactagtcacgaaatttctgtaggtctaatagaacctaagatatgagcatttttatctttcaaattgatgaatttcagaaaaaaatcaactttgcctactaatactcacaaattaaattacaacgcattgAC harbors:
- the LOC129789494 gene encoding enhancer of rudimentary homolog, whose protein sequence is MSHTILLVQPGARPETRTYSDYESVNECMEGVCKIYEEHLKRKNPNSPTITYDISQLFDFVDQLTDLSCLVYQKSTNTYAPYNKDWIKEKIYVLLRQAAGNSD